Proteins from one Triticum aestivum cultivar Chinese Spring chromosome 7A, IWGSC CS RefSeq v2.1, whole genome shotgun sequence genomic window:
- the LOC123147653 gene encoding putative 1-phosphatidylinositol-3-phosphate 5-kinase FAB1D isoform X2, producing MCPDMNPRREVVSEDLDGNLTPHRLHDADHLGQNGTRNPSKSSSNNLSTDDNFFSDTSLHKHEDVSTDPSASSVDDRSVRSGDDSDGAESTNGKINNTDLPGFENDSIWIPPEAADKGDETDSVAGNIAYDDDDDDYGDGIKWGQSSFPAPGEEHEDSPNPRDERENAMLAAMNGQLKILVSRFLASAGIPFGKGESTESWLDIVTSLSWEAALLIKPDAKIGNEMDPGSYIKVKCVASGTRWQSEVIKGLVFKKNTAHKHMPTNCHNPRLLLLKGVLGHSDVGLSSFNSMDQEKGQLERTISKVMEICSPNVIMVEKTVSRDIQELLLKEGCTLILDMKLSRLQRIARCTGSPIISFPEVLDQPKLKQCDYFHTEKFIEEHNIASEGGKRLSKTLMFLEGFPRPLGCTILLRGANTEELKKVKQVMHYTVFAAYHLILETSFFEDQRVFLNDKNTSQDNYASTMMGPPAIDYDTSVLGGAIPPSHDDSPALRLYHATCNIYADGKKALSYTDVDDPILVTNSSLDELREGANIPYSSTPLLHTGRLPSPVSRPLREFTGKLLQETTDNQIEGRVESRNGIVSNGFHVGSKVEESAVSSENLDDTEDILKEERTGDVTEASSHMCDKHEESPVVAEDGEHRGTTIISKENISNKDQADDALDSHSILVLTSSQCIKKQVISDDQSSLSRINYYGNSDDQSRLSRINYYGNSDVSLGRYLQEILQNKKPSCSSCEAHIYSYTHQNGNLTVRTKHLVSQHSLPGESEGKIWMWTRCLRCEQHGVSKSTPRVLISSEARNLSFGKFLELSFSSHSAARRLSICGHLVNRDCLRFFGLGSNVAMFRYSSVQIYTTCKPQPTLHFENPSRQNWFEEERRHVFARGMTLFSEVASLLQHLKNQYHGMTTANFCTFLPVTDFSELEDLLMKDKADFEDSLVKTTNPNGRSSSSVHELLNINWSYQDILLELYAWDRRLHELIKCLSAGQGNVANGKDPIKTVDKINEARYEIDKQISELTCDRTMKAGGATGTTECTSNKICVDHYESSENAAPMLDDSQGVGNSELSCNGGSKDEGSLIGTSQVEVDSMAQIQKMPSFEVSSDTKPQGNGMLAHPVSMEQEQHSSTVRKFRSSDWDERERWIWSSFHESQLAYKKNIQLGSLEKFELVNRYSPSHLSPLFVKHEEVDSPQFTVGPGGNILCVLEHEVSSIIARALAISEERRQDTAVMNEADDARREHTKTMEKSYSFLSESSIGSSPWSSIDSEASISSSISSYSSGDLSGYDTSPLLSLVHPEIPVNGKVSLKGKYSVTSIYANQFYILRRKCCPSELAYITSLSRCKKWDAQGGKSKALFAKTLDDRFIIKQIKKTEFESFIKFAPDYFKHVYHSLDTGSQTCLAKILGIYQVKQIRHGKEIKMDLMVMENLMFGHNVSRIYDLKGAMFSRHITNSNDPDTVYLDQNFVEDMNVSPIYIGGRTKHLLQRAIWNDTSFLTSVNVMDYSLLVGVDKQKNELVFGIIDYLRQYTWDKQLETWAKSSLVPKNVLPTVISPKDYKKRFRKFMGKYFLAVPDTWSPENSSGPYKSFGHSNSKLAEAHNGDNLLQHPIEADAKI from the exons ATGTGCCCGGACATGAATCCGCGAAG GGAGGTTGTATCAGAGGATTTAGATGGTAATCTTACCCCTCACCGCCTGCATGATGCTGATCATCTGGGACAGAATGGGACCAGGAATCCTTCCAAGTCTAGTAGCAATAATCTGTCCACAGACGACAATTTCTTCTCTGACACTTCATTGCACAAACATGAAGATGTGAGCACTGATCCATCTGCCTCCTCTGTTGATGACCGCTCGGTTAGGTCTGGTGATGATTCTGATGGGGCTGAAAGTACCAATGGTAAAATCAACAATACAGACCTCCCAGGTTTTGAAAATGATAGCATCTGGATACCGCCTGAAGCAGCAGATAAGGGAGATGAGACTGATAGTGTTGCCGGAAACATTGcttatgatgacgacgatgatgattatggtgatggaATAAAGTGGGGCCAGTCAAGTTTCCCAGCCCCTGGCGAGGAACACGAGGACAGCCCCAATCCTAGGGATGAAAGAGAAAATGCAATGCTGGCAGCTATGAATGGGCAGCTCAAGATACTTGTCAGTCGGTTTCTGGCCTCTGCTGGTATCCCCTTTGGAAAAGGAGAGAGTACTGAGAGTTGGCTTGATATTGTGACCTCCCTGTCATGGGAAGCTGCACTTCTTATTAAACCTGATGCAAAAATCGGAAATGAAATGGACCCTGGATCTTACATCAAGGTCAAATGTGTAGCATCTGGTACTCGTTGGCAAAG TGAGGTGATCAAGGGGTTAGTCTTCAAAAAGAACACAGCTCATAAGCACATGCCGACCAATTGTCACAATCCTAGGTTGCTTCTACTGAAAGGAGTACTTGGGCATTCTGATGTTGGTTTATCGTCGTTTAATTCAATGGATCAG GAAAAAGGCCAACTGGAGAGGACTATAAGTAAAGTGATGGAAATATGCAGTCCCAATGTTATAATGGTTGAGAAAACTGTTTCACGAGACATACAGGAGCTTCTACTAAAAGAAGGTTGTACACTGATTCTTGATATGAAGCTCAGCCGGTTGCAAAGAATTGCACGCTGCACAGGTTCTCCCATAATATCATTTCCAGAAGTTTTGGATCAACCGAAGCTGAAGCAGTGTGATTACTTCCATACTGAAAAATTCATTGAAGAGCATAACATTGCCAGTGAAGGTGGGAAGAGACTATCTAAAACATTAATGTTCTTGGAAGGTTTTCCCAGGCCATTGGGTTGCACG ATATTGCTACGGGGAGCAAACACCGAAGAATTGAAGAAAGTCAAGCAAGTCATGCACTACACGGTCTTTGCAGCATACCACTTGATCCTTGAAACGTCTTTCTTTGAAGATCAGCGGGTATTCTTAAATGATAAAAATACTTCACAAGATAATTATGCTTCTACTATGATGGGCCCACCAGCAATTGATTATGATACTTCTGTTCTGGGTGGTGCTATCCCTCCTTCACATGATGATTCTCCAGCACTTAGATTATACCATGCCACTTGTAATATCTATGCTGATGGGAAGAAAGCTCTCAGTTATACAGACGTAGATGATCCAATTTTAGTCACAAACAGCTCTTTGGATGAACTGAGAGAAGGTGCAAATATCCCGTATAGCTCAACACCGCTCCTTCATACCGGAAGGTTACCATCACCGGTTTCAAGACCATTACGGGAATTTACTGGCAAGTTATTGCAAGAGACAACTGATAATCAAATAGAAGGCAGAGTTGAATCCAGGAATGGAATCGTTAGTAATGGATTTCATGTTGGGTCAAAGGTGGAAGAGTCTGCGGTTTCCAGTGAAAATTTAGATGACACAGAAGATATCTTGAAAGAAGAGAGGACTGGAGATGTAACAGAAGCAAGTTCTCATATGTGTGACAAACATGAGGAATCACCCGTCGTAGCAGAAGATGGAGAACATCGCGGCACCACTATCATTAGTAAAGAGAACATCTCTAACAAAGATCAAGCCGATGATGCACTTGATTCTCATAGTATACTGGTTTTGACGTCTAGTCAATGCATCAAAAAGCAGGTCATATCTGATGACCAGAGCAGCCTGTCCCGTATAAACTACTACGGGAACTCTGATGACCAGAGCCGCCTGTCCCGTATAAACTACTATGGGAACTCTGATGTGTCCTTAGGACGATACTTGCAAGAAATTTTGCAGAATAAG AAACCAAGTTGTTCCTCTTGTGAGGCTCACATATACTCTTATACTCATCAAAATGGAAATTTGACTGTTCGAACGAAGCATCTAGTGTCTCAACATAGTTTACCTGGCGAATCCGAAGGAAAAATATGGATGTGGACCAGATGCCTGAGGTGTGAACAACACGGGGTATCAAAATCGACCCCAAGAGTGCTAATATCATCTGAAGCGCGAAATCTCTCTTTTGGGAAATTTCTGGAACTCAGTTTTTCAAGCCACTCTGCAGCAAGAAGGTTATCCATATGTGGTCATTTGGTGAACAGGGACTGCCTGCGCTTTTTTGG ATTGGGCTCCAATGTTGCAATGTTCCGGTACTCATCGGTTCAAATTTACACTACCTGCAAACCACAGCCCACCCTCCACTTCGAAAACCCCAGCAGACAGAACTGGTTTGAAGAAGAAAGAAGACAT GTTTTTGCTAGAGGTATGACGCTTTTCTCCGAGGTAGCAAGCTTGCTTCAACACTTGAAGAATCAATATCATGGCATGACTACAGCCAACTTCTGCACATTTCTACCTGTAACGGACTTTTCTGAACTCGAAGACTTGTTAATGAAAGACAAGGCCGATTTTGAG GATTCACTAGTAAAGACTACCAATCCAAATGGGAGATCATCCTCATCTGTACATGAACTTCTTAATATAAATTGGTCTTATCAGGATATACTACTTGAACTTTATGCATGGGACCGTCGGCTCCATGAACTTATTAAGTGTTTATCTGCTGGACAAGGAAATGTTGCTAACGGTAAGGATCCTATAAAGACCGTTGATAAGATCAATGAGGCCAGGTATGAGATTGACAAGCAAATCAGCGAATTGACGTGTGATAGAACTATGAAAGCTGGTGGGGCAACTGGTACCACTGAGTGCACAAGTAACAAAATTTGCGTCGACCATTATGAATCAAGTGAGAATGCAGCACCCATGCTCGATGATAGTCAGGGAGTTGGGAACTCTGAACTTTCTTGCAATGGAGGTAGTAAAGATGAAGGATCTCTCATTGGCACTAGTCAGGTAGAGGTAGACAGCATGGCCCAAATACAAAAAATGCCTTCTTTTGAAGTTTCAAGTGATACAAAGCCACAAGGCAATGGGATGCTGGCGCATCCAGTTTCCATGGAGCAGGAGCAGCATTCAAGCACTGTCCGGAAGTTCAGAAGTTCTGATTGGGATGAGAGGGAAAGATGGATTTGGAGTTCATTTCATGAGTCTCAACTGGCTTACAAGAAGAACATTCAATTAGGAAGTTTGGAGAAATTTGAACTTGTTAACCGTTATTCTCCATCTCATCTATCTCCCCTGTTTGTAAAACATGAAGAGGTAGACTCTCCTCAATTCACAGTTGGCCCGGGTGGTAATATTTTGTGTGTATTGGAGCATGAGGTTTCTAGCATAATAGCTCGTGCTCTTGCCATATCTGAGGAGCGTCGGCAGGATACCGCAGTCATGAATGAGGCAGATGATGCCAGGAGGGAGCATACTAAAACAATGGAGAAATCTTATAGCTTTCTATCTGAAAGTTCTATTGGCTCATCACCATGGTCATCTATAGATTCTGAAGCAAGCATTTCATCTTCTATTTCGTCATATTCATCTGGCGACCTTTCTGGTTATGATACATCGCCTTTATTGTCCTTGGTACATCCAGAAATCCCTGTGAATGGAAAAGTATCTCTCAAAGGCAAATATTCAGTTACTAGTATATATGCTAATCAATTCTACATCCTTCGAAGAAAGTGCTGCCCATCTGAGCTTGCATATATTACTTCATTAAGCCGATGTAAGAAGTGGGATGCTCAAGGCGGAAAGAGTAAAGCTTTATTTGCGAAGACATTGGATGACAGGTTCATTATAAAGCAAATCAAGAAGACAGAATTTGAATCCTTCATAAAATTTGCCCCTGATTACTTCAAGCATGTTTACCATTCTTTAGACACTGGAAGCCAAACTTGCCTTGCCAAAATATTAGGAATCTATCAG GTTAAGCAAATAAGGCATGGCAAAGAGATAAAGATGGATCTGATGGTGATGGAAAATCTTATGTTTGGGCACAATGTTTCACGGATTTATGATCTTAAAGGTGCTATGTTTTCACGACACATCACCAACTCAAATGACCCTGACACTGTTTACTTGGATCAGAACTTTGTGGAGGACATGAATGTATCTCCAATCTATATTGGTGGAAGAACAAAACATCTCTTGCAGCGCGCAATCTGGAATGACACATCTTTTCTCACT TCGGTTAACGTTATGGACTATTCTCTGCTTGTCGGAGTGGACAAACAAAAGAATGAACTTGTGTTTGGCATTATTGATTATTTGAGGCAATATACTTGGGACAAGCAACTGGAGACATGGGCGAAGTCTTCTTTGGTACCAAAGAATGTTTTACCAACTGTAATTTCTCCCAAGGATTACAAGAAAAGGTTTAGAAAGTTCATGGGCAAGTACTTTCTCGCAGTTCCAGATACTTGGAGTCCTGAGAATTCTTCTGGGCCATACAAATCCTTTGGTCATAGCAATAGCAAGTTGGCAGAAGCCCACAATGGCGATAACCTGCTTCAGCATCCAATTGAGGCTGATGCAAAAATCTAG
- the LOC123147654 gene encoding uncharacterized protein codes for MNGFYSSIAHGLDALHATLASSPDAAFMSAPFLQQAAALLRSLHSQLVHLVQRLHLPPGESWLDEYMDETSRLWEACQVVKAGASALDTYCASAARIDAALDDWLCNPNPHTARQVMRAINAPRRQAVGLEQENRALAETRIDPASLLLDDRSPVEFKLNAFNGFRGVLYALRNASSFLLMLLVSGTVSCLPDLACCAHPFRTSGAGYVSSMGRLRQRVAEEMEAVAGEHSGSGVMMYEFRQARAGIESLKTEFDRVVAIGYGDPGEIAERVEIIKGWVGMLRSGAEGVVGELDDFFDEIVEGRKMLSDLCSHR; via the exons ATGAACGGCTTCTACTCGTCCATCGCCCACGGCCTCGACGCGCTCCACGCCACGCTGGCCTCGTCGCCGGACGCCGCCTTCATGTCGGCGCCCTTCCTCCAGCAGGCGGCCGCGCTGCTCCGGTCGCTGCACTCGCAGCTCGTCCACCTCGTGCAGCGCCTCCACCTGCCACCAGGGGAGAGCTGGCTCGACGAGTACATGGACGAGACCTCCCGCCTCTGGGAGGCCTGCCAGGTCGTCAAGGCCGGCGCCTCCGCCCTTGACACCTACTGCGCCTCCGCCGCACGCATCGACGCCGCCCTCGACGACTGGCTCTGCAACCCCAACCCCCACACCGCCCGCCAG GTGATGCGTGCGATCAACGCGCCGCGGCGGCAGGCCGTGGGGCTGGAGCAGGAGAACCGGGCGCTCGCAGAGACCAGGATCGACCCGGCGTCGCTGCTGCTCGACGACCGGTCGCCGGTGGAGTTCAAGCTCAACGCCTTCAACGGCTTCCGGGGCGTGCTCTACGCGCTGCGCAACGCCAGCTCCTTCCTCCTCATGCTCCTCGTCTCAGGGACCGTCTCCTGCCTCCCGGACCTCGCCTGCTGCGCGCACCCATTCCGCACCTCAGGCGCCGGCTACGTCTCCTCCATGGGGCGGCTGCGCCAGCGCGTCGCCGAGGAGATGGAggcggtcgccggcgagcactccGGCTCCGGCGTCATGATGTACGAGTTCCGGCAGGCCAGGGCCGGCATTGAGAGCCTCAAGACAGAGTTCGACAGGGTCGTCGCCATTGGGTACGGCGACCCTGGCGAGATCGCCGAGAGGGTGGAGATCATCAAAGGATGGGTCGGGATGCTGAGGTCAGGGGCGGAGGGCGTCGTCGGCGAGCTGGACGACTTCTTTGATGAGATTGTGGAAGGCAGGAAGATGCTGTCGGACCTGTGCAGCCATCGCTGA
- the LOC123147653 gene encoding putative 1-phosphatidylinositol-3-phosphate 5-kinase FAB1D isoform X1 has protein sequence MCPDMNPRREVVSEDLDGNLTPHRLHDADHLGQNGTRNPSKSSSNNLSTDDNFFSDTSLHKHEDVSTDPSASSVDDRSVRSGDDSDGAESTNGKINNTDLPGFENDSIWIPPEAADKGDETDSVAGNIAYDDDDDDYGDGIKWGQSSFPAPGEEHEDSPNPRDERENAMLAAMNGQLKILVSRFLASAGIPFGKGESTESWLDIVTSLSWEAALLIKPDAKIGNEMDPGSYIKVKCVASGTRWQSEVIKGLVFKKNTAHKHMPTNCHNPRLLLLKGVLGHSDVGLSSFNSMDQEKGQLERTISKVMEICSPNVIMVEKTVSRDIQELLLKEGCTLILDMKLSRLQRIARCTGSPIISFPEVLDQPKLKQCDYFHTEKFIEEHNIASEGGKRLSKTLMFLEGFPRPLGCTILLRGANTEELKKVKQVMHYTVFAAYHLILETSFFEDQRVFLNDKNTSQDNYASTMMGPPAIDYDTSVLGGAIPPSHDDSPALRLYHATCNIYADGKKALSYTDVDDPILVTNSSLDELREGANIPYSSTPLLHTGRLPSPVSRPLREFTGKLLQETTDNQIEGRVESRNGIVSNGFHVGSKVEESAVSSENLDDTEDILKEERTGDVTEASSHMCDKHEESPVVAEDGEHRGTTIISKENISNKDQADDALDSHSILVLTSSQCIKKQVISDDQSSLSRINYYGNSDDQSRLSRINYYGNSDVSLGRYLQEILQNKQKPSCSSCEAHIYSYTHQNGNLTVRTKHLVSQHSLPGESEGKIWMWTRCLRCEQHGVSKSTPRVLISSEARNLSFGKFLELSFSSHSAARRLSICGHLVNRDCLRFFGLGSNVAMFRYSSVQIYTTCKPQPTLHFENPSRQNWFEEERRHVFARGMTLFSEVASLLQHLKNQYHGMTTANFCTFLPVTDFSELEDLLMKDKADFEDSLVKTTNPNGRSSSSVHELLNINWSYQDILLELYAWDRRLHELIKCLSAGQGNVANGKDPIKTVDKINEARYEIDKQISELTCDRTMKAGGATGTTECTSNKICVDHYESSENAAPMLDDSQGVGNSELSCNGGSKDEGSLIGTSQVEVDSMAQIQKMPSFEVSSDTKPQGNGMLAHPVSMEQEQHSSTVRKFRSSDWDERERWIWSSFHESQLAYKKNIQLGSLEKFELVNRYSPSHLSPLFVKHEEVDSPQFTVGPGGNILCVLEHEVSSIIARALAISEERRQDTAVMNEADDARREHTKTMEKSYSFLSESSIGSSPWSSIDSEASISSSISSYSSGDLSGYDTSPLLSLVHPEIPVNGKVSLKGKYSVTSIYANQFYILRRKCCPSELAYITSLSRCKKWDAQGGKSKALFAKTLDDRFIIKQIKKTEFESFIKFAPDYFKHVYHSLDTGSQTCLAKILGIYQVKQIRHGKEIKMDLMVMENLMFGHNVSRIYDLKGAMFSRHITNSNDPDTVYLDQNFVEDMNVSPIYIGGRTKHLLQRAIWNDTSFLTSVNVMDYSLLVGVDKQKNELVFGIIDYLRQYTWDKQLETWAKSSLVPKNVLPTVISPKDYKKRFRKFMGKYFLAVPDTWSPENSSGPYKSFGHSNSKLAEAHNGDNLLQHPIEADAKI, from the exons ATGTGCCCGGACATGAATCCGCGAAG GGAGGTTGTATCAGAGGATTTAGATGGTAATCTTACCCCTCACCGCCTGCATGATGCTGATCATCTGGGACAGAATGGGACCAGGAATCCTTCCAAGTCTAGTAGCAATAATCTGTCCACAGACGACAATTTCTTCTCTGACACTTCATTGCACAAACATGAAGATGTGAGCACTGATCCATCTGCCTCCTCTGTTGATGACCGCTCGGTTAGGTCTGGTGATGATTCTGATGGGGCTGAAAGTACCAATGGTAAAATCAACAATACAGACCTCCCAGGTTTTGAAAATGATAGCATCTGGATACCGCCTGAAGCAGCAGATAAGGGAGATGAGACTGATAGTGTTGCCGGAAACATTGcttatgatgacgacgatgatgattatggtgatggaATAAAGTGGGGCCAGTCAAGTTTCCCAGCCCCTGGCGAGGAACACGAGGACAGCCCCAATCCTAGGGATGAAAGAGAAAATGCAATGCTGGCAGCTATGAATGGGCAGCTCAAGATACTTGTCAGTCGGTTTCTGGCCTCTGCTGGTATCCCCTTTGGAAAAGGAGAGAGTACTGAGAGTTGGCTTGATATTGTGACCTCCCTGTCATGGGAAGCTGCACTTCTTATTAAACCTGATGCAAAAATCGGAAATGAAATGGACCCTGGATCTTACATCAAGGTCAAATGTGTAGCATCTGGTACTCGTTGGCAAAG TGAGGTGATCAAGGGGTTAGTCTTCAAAAAGAACACAGCTCATAAGCACATGCCGACCAATTGTCACAATCCTAGGTTGCTTCTACTGAAAGGAGTACTTGGGCATTCTGATGTTGGTTTATCGTCGTTTAATTCAATGGATCAG GAAAAAGGCCAACTGGAGAGGACTATAAGTAAAGTGATGGAAATATGCAGTCCCAATGTTATAATGGTTGAGAAAACTGTTTCACGAGACATACAGGAGCTTCTACTAAAAGAAGGTTGTACACTGATTCTTGATATGAAGCTCAGCCGGTTGCAAAGAATTGCACGCTGCACAGGTTCTCCCATAATATCATTTCCAGAAGTTTTGGATCAACCGAAGCTGAAGCAGTGTGATTACTTCCATACTGAAAAATTCATTGAAGAGCATAACATTGCCAGTGAAGGTGGGAAGAGACTATCTAAAACATTAATGTTCTTGGAAGGTTTTCCCAGGCCATTGGGTTGCACG ATATTGCTACGGGGAGCAAACACCGAAGAATTGAAGAAAGTCAAGCAAGTCATGCACTACACGGTCTTTGCAGCATACCACTTGATCCTTGAAACGTCTTTCTTTGAAGATCAGCGGGTATTCTTAAATGATAAAAATACTTCACAAGATAATTATGCTTCTACTATGATGGGCCCACCAGCAATTGATTATGATACTTCTGTTCTGGGTGGTGCTATCCCTCCTTCACATGATGATTCTCCAGCACTTAGATTATACCATGCCACTTGTAATATCTATGCTGATGGGAAGAAAGCTCTCAGTTATACAGACGTAGATGATCCAATTTTAGTCACAAACAGCTCTTTGGATGAACTGAGAGAAGGTGCAAATATCCCGTATAGCTCAACACCGCTCCTTCATACCGGAAGGTTACCATCACCGGTTTCAAGACCATTACGGGAATTTACTGGCAAGTTATTGCAAGAGACAACTGATAATCAAATAGAAGGCAGAGTTGAATCCAGGAATGGAATCGTTAGTAATGGATTTCATGTTGGGTCAAAGGTGGAAGAGTCTGCGGTTTCCAGTGAAAATTTAGATGACACAGAAGATATCTTGAAAGAAGAGAGGACTGGAGATGTAACAGAAGCAAGTTCTCATATGTGTGACAAACATGAGGAATCACCCGTCGTAGCAGAAGATGGAGAACATCGCGGCACCACTATCATTAGTAAAGAGAACATCTCTAACAAAGATCAAGCCGATGATGCACTTGATTCTCATAGTATACTGGTTTTGACGTCTAGTCAATGCATCAAAAAGCAGGTCATATCTGATGACCAGAGCAGCCTGTCCCGTATAAACTACTACGGGAACTCTGATGACCAGAGCCGCCTGTCCCGTATAAACTACTATGGGAACTCTGATGTGTCCTTAGGACGATACTTGCAAGAAATTTTGCAGAATAAG CAGAAACCAAGTTGTTCCTCTTGTGAGGCTCACATATACTCTTATACTCATCAAAATGGAAATTTGACTGTTCGAACGAAGCATCTAGTGTCTCAACATAGTTTACCTGGCGAATCCGAAGGAAAAATATGGATGTGGACCAGATGCCTGAGGTGTGAACAACACGGGGTATCAAAATCGACCCCAAGAGTGCTAATATCATCTGAAGCGCGAAATCTCTCTTTTGGGAAATTTCTGGAACTCAGTTTTTCAAGCCACTCTGCAGCAAGAAGGTTATCCATATGTGGTCATTTGGTGAACAGGGACTGCCTGCGCTTTTTTGG ATTGGGCTCCAATGTTGCAATGTTCCGGTACTCATCGGTTCAAATTTACACTACCTGCAAACCACAGCCCACCCTCCACTTCGAAAACCCCAGCAGACAGAACTGGTTTGAAGAAGAAAGAAGACAT GTTTTTGCTAGAGGTATGACGCTTTTCTCCGAGGTAGCAAGCTTGCTTCAACACTTGAAGAATCAATATCATGGCATGACTACAGCCAACTTCTGCACATTTCTACCTGTAACGGACTTTTCTGAACTCGAAGACTTGTTAATGAAAGACAAGGCCGATTTTGAG GATTCACTAGTAAAGACTACCAATCCAAATGGGAGATCATCCTCATCTGTACATGAACTTCTTAATATAAATTGGTCTTATCAGGATATACTACTTGAACTTTATGCATGGGACCGTCGGCTCCATGAACTTATTAAGTGTTTATCTGCTGGACAAGGAAATGTTGCTAACGGTAAGGATCCTATAAAGACCGTTGATAAGATCAATGAGGCCAGGTATGAGATTGACAAGCAAATCAGCGAATTGACGTGTGATAGAACTATGAAAGCTGGTGGGGCAACTGGTACCACTGAGTGCACAAGTAACAAAATTTGCGTCGACCATTATGAATCAAGTGAGAATGCAGCACCCATGCTCGATGATAGTCAGGGAGTTGGGAACTCTGAACTTTCTTGCAATGGAGGTAGTAAAGATGAAGGATCTCTCATTGGCACTAGTCAGGTAGAGGTAGACAGCATGGCCCAAATACAAAAAATGCCTTCTTTTGAAGTTTCAAGTGATACAAAGCCACAAGGCAATGGGATGCTGGCGCATCCAGTTTCCATGGAGCAGGAGCAGCATTCAAGCACTGTCCGGAAGTTCAGAAGTTCTGATTGGGATGAGAGGGAAAGATGGATTTGGAGTTCATTTCATGAGTCTCAACTGGCTTACAAGAAGAACATTCAATTAGGAAGTTTGGAGAAATTTGAACTTGTTAACCGTTATTCTCCATCTCATCTATCTCCCCTGTTTGTAAAACATGAAGAGGTAGACTCTCCTCAATTCACAGTTGGCCCGGGTGGTAATATTTTGTGTGTATTGGAGCATGAGGTTTCTAGCATAATAGCTCGTGCTCTTGCCATATCTGAGGAGCGTCGGCAGGATACCGCAGTCATGAATGAGGCAGATGATGCCAGGAGGGAGCATACTAAAACAATGGAGAAATCTTATAGCTTTCTATCTGAAAGTTCTATTGGCTCATCACCATGGTCATCTATAGATTCTGAAGCAAGCATTTCATCTTCTATTTCGTCATATTCATCTGGCGACCTTTCTGGTTATGATACATCGCCTTTATTGTCCTTGGTACATCCAGAAATCCCTGTGAATGGAAAAGTATCTCTCAAAGGCAAATATTCAGTTACTAGTATATATGCTAATCAATTCTACATCCTTCGAAGAAAGTGCTGCCCATCTGAGCTTGCATATATTACTTCATTAAGCCGATGTAAGAAGTGGGATGCTCAAGGCGGAAAGAGTAAAGCTTTATTTGCGAAGACATTGGATGACAGGTTCATTATAAAGCAAATCAAGAAGACAGAATTTGAATCCTTCATAAAATTTGCCCCTGATTACTTCAAGCATGTTTACCATTCTTTAGACACTGGAAGCCAAACTTGCCTTGCCAAAATATTAGGAATCTATCAG GTTAAGCAAATAAGGCATGGCAAAGAGATAAAGATGGATCTGATGGTGATGGAAAATCTTATGTTTGGGCACAATGTTTCACGGATTTATGATCTTAAAGGTGCTATGTTTTCACGACACATCACCAACTCAAATGACCCTGACACTGTTTACTTGGATCAGAACTTTGTGGAGGACATGAATGTATCTCCAATCTATATTGGTGGAAGAACAAAACATCTCTTGCAGCGCGCAATCTGGAATGACACATCTTTTCTCACT TCGGTTAACGTTATGGACTATTCTCTGCTTGTCGGAGTGGACAAACAAAAGAATGAACTTGTGTTTGGCATTATTGATTATTTGAGGCAATATACTTGGGACAAGCAACTGGAGACATGGGCGAAGTCTTCTTTGGTACCAAAGAATGTTTTACCAACTGTAATTTCTCCCAAGGATTACAAGAAAAGGTTTAGAAAGTTCATGGGCAAGTACTTTCTCGCAGTTCCAGATACTTGGAGTCCTGAGAATTCTTCTGGGCCATACAAATCCTTTGGTCATAGCAATAGCAAGTTGGCAGAAGCCCACAATGGCGATAACCTGCTTCAGCATCCAATTGAGGCTGATGCAAAAATCTAG